From the genome of Thermomicrobiales bacterium:
CCCGCGCCGCGACTGGAGTGCCATCGTTGAAAATCTCTCCCTGGATAACACTCGCATTTATCATCGTCCTCACCCTCTTCGCGGGTTGGGTCGCGCTCCCCGGCGAAGATCTCGACGTCGGCTCGTTCAAGGCGGACCACCCGATCCAGGAAGGACTGGACCTGCAAGGCGGCGTCCAGGTATTGCTGGAAGCACGTCCGGCCGAGGGCCAGAAGCTGGATTCGGACACGCTGTCCGGCACGCGTGACACCATCGAACGGCGAGTTGGCGGTTTGGGGGTCAGCGAACCGCTGGTTCAGACTCGCGGCAATAATCAGATCATCGTCGAGCTTCCCGGCGTCACCGACCCGGAAGAAGCTGTCGAGGTCGTGCGCCAGACCGCATTGCTCGAGATCATCGACACGAACGGCCAGGTGCTCCCGGCCGGAACGATCGTCAACACTACGCTTGGTTCCGCGTCGAGCACTACTCCTGGTTCCCCCACAGCCGTGGACGGATCCCCAGTCGCATCGCCAGAGGCTTCTCCAGTAGCATCGATGGACGACACCGCGGCTGATGGGCCGGTGTTCCAAACCATCATCTCCGGGTCCGATCTCAAGGACGCCTACCGCGCGACTGGTCCATTGGGTCAGGTGGTCGTCGGCTTCGAACTGAACGGAGACGCTGCTGACCGGTTCTACGACTTCACCAGCCAGAACATCGGCCGTCCGATGTCGATCGTCATCGACAAGACCGTCATTTCCTCCCCGGTCATCAACGGAGCCATTTCCGATCAGGGGCAAATCGAGGGCATCGCTCCGGCCGATGTCGACAACCTGGTGGTCCAGCTGAAGGCAGGAGCGTTGGCGGTTCCGCTCGAAGTCGTCCAGAGCCGTGTTGTTGGCCCTTCGCTCGGTCAGGATTCGATCGACAAGAGTCTCACTGCGGCCATCATCGGACTCGGCACCGTTGCCCTGTTCATGATCATTTACTACCGCCTGCCGGGATTCCTGTCAGTGATTGCGCTCGGGATCTACACCCTGCTGGTGCTCGCGTTGTTCAAACTCATTCCGGTCACCTTGACGCTTGCGGGCATCGCCGGTTTCGTCTTGTCGATCGGTATGGCGGTCGACGCAAACATCCTCATCTTCTCGAGACTGAAAGAGGAGTTGCGGCTCGGTAGACCGGCATCCCAAGCGGTCGAGAACGGCTTTGCGCATGCCTGGCCATCGATTCGCGACTCGAACATTACGTCGATGATTACCGCCGCAATCCTCTATTGGTTCGGCCAATACACTGGCGCCACCATCATCACCGGGTTCGCACTGACGCTCTTCATCGGCGTCGCGGTGAGTATGTTCACCGCATACACCGTTACGCGCACCTTCCTGCGCCTCGTGCTCAGTTCGACCCGCATTCACAACACCTGGTGGCTTGGCACCACGCGCAAGTCGGTGGCCAGCTCGAGCGCCGCGGACTAGGGGAAGCAGATCGTGATCGAACATCTCGCGACGTATCGCAAATGGTGGTATCTCCTCTCGATCATCATCATCCTCCCGGGGCTCGTTTCGCTGATCATCAACGGGCTCGACCTTGGGATCGATTTCACCGGCGGAACGATCTGGGAGATTCAGTTCGACAAGTCGGTTTCGACCGAGGAAGTCAAGAACGTGCTCGCTCAGTACGGCGTCGACGATTCGGTCGTCCAGACGTCGTCGGAAGACGGTGGCACGGACAATGTCGCCATCATCCGCATGGAGGAGATGGCGACTCCATCTGAACTCAAGACCCAGCT
Proteins encoded in this window:
- the secD gene encoding protein translocase subunit SecD, which translates into the protein RAATGVPSLKISPWITLAFIIVLTLFAGWVALPGEDLDVGSFKADHPIQEGLDLQGGVQVLLEARPAEGQKLDSDTLSGTRDTIERRVGGLGVSEPLVQTRGNNQIIVELPGVTDPEEAVEVVRQTALLEIIDTNGQVLPAGTIVNTTLGSASSTTPGSPTAVDGSPVASPEASPVASMDDTAADGPVFQTIISGSDLKDAYRATGPLGQVVVGFELNGDAADRFYDFTSQNIGRPMSIVIDKTVISSPVINGAISDQGQIEGIAPADVDNLVVQLKAGALAVPLEVVQSRVVGPSLGQDSIDKSLTAAIIGLGTVALFMIIYYRLPGFLSVIALGIYTLLVLALFKLIPVTLTLAGIAGFVLSIGMAVDANILIFSRLKEELRLGRPASQAVENGFAHAWPSIRDSNITSMITAAILYWFGQYTGATIITGFALTLFIGVAVSMFTAYTVTRTFLRLVLSSTRIHNTWWLGTTRKSVASSSAAD